The following proteins are encoded in a genomic region of Triticum dicoccoides isolate Atlit2015 ecotype Zavitan chromosome 1B, WEW_v2.0, whole genome shotgun sequence:
- the LOC119318311 gene encoding uncharacterized protein LOC119318311 produces MPPPPPTSATAPSLPDELLEEVFLRLPPEEPALLSRASFASKFWLGLLSGPRFRRRYGEFHGAPPVLGFLCCRPCSIFPDEQEEPVASFVSTTKFAARAPNDDDRGYTPWDCRHGRVLLGNRYKHDMGLIVWNPITGRRTKLKSPARHWVAAVLCAVSGCDHRACHEGPFRVVFVGLDRSDHDDDDCVARARVYSPETAEWSEQCPGLHLTADPFIVNQLPPVLVGNAFHLMLVHDDLRVGILKYDLGLNCLSLIDGPPPEGFTICPTAVLMAMAVGSLGFAHVDSLTLCLWSRQTGSDGAASWAERAIIDLKNHLPIQNPGIRLRPTGSVEGSDIIFVTTDLGIYEINLKSLQWKKLWKRENVRYFFALIPYMSFYTPQGLQNDGDRKKLPEGTSALQQTAVRAHDAVGAAPAGGLPRITEAGEEDLEI; encoded by the exons atgccgccgccaccgccgacatCGGCGACGGCACCGTCGCTGCCGGACGAGCTCCTCGAGGAGGTCTTCCTCCGCCTCCCGCCGGAGGAGCCCGCGCTCCTCTCGCGCGCCTCCTTCGCCAGCAAGTTCTGGCTCGGCCTCCTCTCCGGCCCTCGCTTCCGCCGTCGCTACGGCGAGTTCCATGGAGCGCCCCCCGTGCTGGGGTTCCTTTGTTGCCGGCCTTGTTCCATCTTCCCGGACGAGCAGGAGGAACCCGTGGCAAGCTTCGTCTCCACCACGAAATTCGCCGCGCGCGCTCCCAACGACGACGACCGTGGGTACACTCCGTGGGACTGCCGCCATGGCCGCGTTCTCCTGGGGAATCGTTATAAACATGATATGGGGCTCATCGTTTGGAACCCAATTACAGGCCGCCGGACGAAGCTGAAATCGCCCGCACGCCATTGGGTGGCCGCGGTGCTCTGCGCTGTGAGCGGCTGTGACCACCGCGCTTGCCATGAGGGCCCCTTCCGGGTGGTCTTCGTCGGCCTGGACAGGAGCGATCATGATGACGATGATTGTGTCGCACGCGCTCGCGTGTACTCGCCGGAGACGGCCGAGTGGAGCGAGCAGTGCCCTGGTCTTCATCTTACGGCTGATCCATTCATCGTCAACCAATTGCCCCCTGTCCTCGTCGGAAACGCATTTCACTTAATGCTTGTGCACGATGATCTTCGTGTAGGAATTCTCAAGTACGACTTGGGTTTGAACTGCTTATCGCTGATTGACGGGCCACCACCGGAGGGGTTTACCATTTGCCCTACTGCTGTCCTCATGGCGATGGCAGTTGGCAGTTTGGGGTTTGCACATGTGGACAGCTTAACCCTCTGCCTGTGGTCAAGGCAGACGGGTTCCGATGGAGCTGCGTCATGGGCTGAGCGTGCAATCATCGATCTCAAAAACCATCTCCCCATTCAAAATCCCGGGATAAGACTTAGACCGACTGGATCTGTGGAGGGCAGTGATATCATTTTTGTGACCACAGACCTTGGCATCTACGAGATTAATCTCAAGTCACTACAGTGGAAGAAGCTATGGAAGAGAGAGAACGTCcggtacttctttgctttgattcCGTACATGAGTTTCTACACTCCACAAG GTTTGCAGAATGATGGCGATAGGAAGAAACTGCCGGAGGGAACATCTGCGCTTCAACAGACAGCGGTGCGAGCTCATGATGCAGTGGGCGCGGCACCGGCTGGTGGTCTGCCAAGAATCACTGAGGCTGGGGAAGAAGATCTTGAAATATGA
- the LOC119300895 gene encoding uncharacterized protein LOC119300895, which yields MADAKCRRVGVTEFYLAYLHRDHRESRHGFSSAEICEKESADATRIGCRTRLGMRAPLLSFGIFGRRGTMASSTPSGASPRILFVAAVKSSLCGVGGSPLKTVPALMISERRTFSVPLTAGPGN from the exons ATGGCAGATGCAAAATGTCGTAGGGTAGGCGTAACAGAGTTCTACCTTGCATACTTGCATAGAGATCACCGGGAATCGAGACATGGTTTTTCAAGTGCAGAGATCTGTGAAAAAGAATCAG CTGATGCCACCAGGATAGGCTGCCGGACCAGACTTGGCATGCGGGCACCGCTACTGTCCTTTGGCATATTTGGAAGGCGCGGAACGATGGCGTCTTCAACTCCGTCAGGAGCCAGCCCAAGGATATTATTCGTCGCTGCTGTGAAGAGCTCGCTGTGCGGTGTCGGCGGTTCTCCTCTCAAGACCGTGCCGGCATTGATGATCTCT GAGCGGAGGACATTCAGTGTTCCATTGACTGCTGGGCCAGGTAACTAA